Proteins co-encoded in one Malus sylvestris chromosome 7, drMalSylv7.2, whole genome shotgun sequence genomic window:
- the LOC126630640 gene encoding uncharacterized Rho GTPase-activating protein At5g61530-like, translating to MPSDISPRWKEKTTEFFSSSGVKIKEAGHSAGTFVEEVTKDAKVNVADVAERVGSMFKSRWALLQQPATRHAVQERLIVAAATTGTFFRKGLSETKEKVSVGKIKVEEVAKKTAQKSKTILSDIERWQKGVASTDVFGVPIEVTVQRQQSSRPIPQILVRCADYLISSGLNTPYLFKGEGDKKVIQQLVSLYNQDSNASLPEGVSPIDVAALVKCYLATLPEPLTTFELYNEIIGARSSIREMRNMLRRLPTVNYTTLEFVTALLLRISQKSVLNKMNIQSLAMEMAPVIIWQKGRTPDLYRKYWNQPSKGPSRKNLDPEPTYSAWDMLSDEGDAVDDSIPLDDGVPMDLGAIEVVQCLMEHHNAIFTDANETIWR from the exons ATGCCTTCCGACATCTCACCCCGGTGGAAAGAAAAGACCACCGAGTTCTTTTCTTCCTCAG GGGTGAAGATTAAAGAAGCTGGACATTCGGCTGGAACATTTGTTGAAGAGGTCACTAAAGATGCAAAAGTGAATGTTGCTGATGTGGCAGAACGAGTTGGGTCAATGTTCAAAAGTCGATGGGCGCTTCTTCAGCAACCAGCTACAAGACATGCTGTTCAGGAACGTCTTATAGTTGCTGCTGCGACAACTGGTACATTTTTTAGGAAGGGTTTATCAGAGACAAAGGAAAAGGTTTCTGTTGGGAAGATAAAAGTTGAAGAG GTGGCAAAGAAGACTGCCCAAAAGAGCAAAACTATTTTGAGTGACATTGAAAGATGGCAGAAG GGTGTTGCAAGCACTGATG tTTTTGGAGTTCCGATTGAAGTTACCGTGCAACGGCAACAATCTAGTAGGCCCATTCCTCAAATTTTGGTCAGATGTGcagattatctcatatcatcag GACTAAATACACCATATCTGTTTAAAGGCGAGGGAGATAAAAAAGTCATTCAACAACTGGTTTCACTGTACAACCAAG ATTCAAATGCATCATTACCAGAGGGTGTAAGTCCAATTGACGTAGCGGCTTTAGTCAAATGTTACCTAGCTACCCTTCCTGAGCCACTGACCACATTTGAGCTTTATAATGAGATCATAGGTGCTCGTTCCAGCATACGTGAGATGAGAAACATGCTCAGGAGGCTTCCTACAGTCAACTACACAACCCTAGAATTTGTTACTGCATTACTGCTCCGCATTAGCCAGAAGTCAGTTCTTAACAAG ATGAACATCCAAAGTCTTGCAATGGAGATGGCCCCTGTTATAATTTGGCAGAAGGGTAGGACACCAGACCTATACAGGAAATATTGGAATCAACCGTCAAAAGGTCCTTCCAGGAAGAACTTGGATCCAGAGCCTACTTATTCTGCGTGGGACATGCTTTCTG ATGAAGGCGATGCTGTAGATGATTCAATCCCCTTGGATGATGGTGTGCCCATGGACCTCGGCGCTATTGAGGTCGTCCAGTGCCTCATGGAACATCACAATGCAATTTTCACAGATGCTAATGAAACAATCTGGAGATGA
- the LOC126630633 gene encoding hexose carrier protein HEX6-like — MAVGLAIAGEAGQYNGRMTPFVILSCMMAATGGVIFGYDIGISGGVTSMEPFLKKFFPEVNTKMKSDTKISNYCKFDSELLTSFTSSLYIAGLVASLFASLVTRAYGRKPSILAGGAAFLAGSALNGAAMNIYMLILGRVLLGVGVGFGNQAVPLYLSEMAPPKYRGAINNGFQFSVGIGALSANLINYGTEKIKGGWGWRISLALAAVPASVLTLGAFFLPETPNSLIQRSADHQTAKLMLQRIRGVDDVQVELDDLIKANNISKNMKHPFKKILERKYRPQLVMAIVIPFFQQVTGINVIAFYAPILFRTIGLGESASLLSSVMTGVVGTISTFISMLIVDKFGRRALFLAGGIQMLVSQIMVGGVMAAQLGDHGGVSKGYAYLVLVLICIYVAGFGWSWGPLGWLVPSEIFPLEIRSAGQSINVVVNFLFTFIVAQTFLAMLCHFKAGIFFFFGGWGVVMTVFVYLFLPETKNVPIEKMEIVWQEHWFWRRIVGDFSKDTKMEAP; from the exons ATGGCAGTTGGGTTAGCAATAGCAGGCGAAGCCGGCCAATACAACGGCAGGATGACGCCCTTCGTCATCCTATCTTGCATGATGGCAGCCACAGGAGGTGTTATTTTCGGCTACGACATTGGAATTTCAGGCGGCGTGACATCAATGGAGCCGTTTCTGAAAAAGTTCTTCCCTGAGGTAAACACGAAAATGAAATCGGACACCAAAATCAGCAACTACTGTAAATTCGACAGCGAATTGTTGACCTCCTTCACATCCTCACTCTACATAGCTGGTCTTGTAGCTTCCCTTTTTGCCAGTTTGGTCACGAGGGCCTATGGCCGCAAGCCTTCAATCCTTGCCGGTGGAGCTGCGTTCCTTGCCGGCTCAGCTCTAAACGGTGCAGCTATGAACATCTACATGCTCATCCTCGGCCGTGTGTTGCTTGGAGTTGGTGTTGGTTTTGGAAATCAG GCTGTTCCTTTGTACCTTTCGGAAATGGCACCACCAAAATACAGAGGAGCAATTAACAATGGCTTCCAATTTAGCGTCGGCATTGGCGCATTATCAGCTAACCTCATCAACTACGGCACTGAGAAGATCAAAGGCGGTTGGGGGTGGCGAATCTCCCTAGCCTTGGCCGCAGTCCCTGCCTCAGTGCTAACACTCGGCGCATTTTTCCTTCCGGAAACACCCAACAGCCTAATCCAGCGCAGCGCGGACCACCAAACAGCCAAGCTAATGCTGCAACGCATCAGAGGGGTCGATGATGTCCAAGTGGAACTCGATGATCTGATCAAAGCAAACAACATATCGAAAAACATGAAACACCCTTTCAAGAAAATCCTGGAGAGAAAGTATAGGCCTCAGCTTGTGATGGCAATAGTCATACCATTTTTTCAGCAAGTGACAGGGATCAATGTCATAGCCTTTTATGCCCCAATACTTTTTCGAACAATTGGGTTGGGAGAAAGCGCTTCGCTCTTGTCCTCCGTCATGACTGGCGTGGTTGGTACAATCTCAACGTTCATATCCATGCTTATCGTAGACAAATTCGGGCGAAGAGCATTGTTTTTAGCTGGGGGGATTCAAATGTTGGTGTCACAAATTATGGTGGGAGGTGTAATGGCAGCTCAGCTTGGTGATCACGGCGGAGTGAGCAAAGGGTATGCCTATTTGGTGCTGGTTTTGATATGCATTTACGTAGCAGGATTCGGTTGGTCGTGGGGGCCTCTCGGATGGTTGGTTCCGAGTGAGATTTTCCCACTTGAAATTCGATCGGCGGGACAAAGTATCAATGTGGTGGTGAACTTTTTGTTCACTTTCATTGTTGCTCAAACTTTTCTAGCCATGCTCTGCCACTTCAAGGCCgggattttcttctttttcgggGGTTGGGGGGTGGTGATGACGGTGTTTGTGTACTTGTTTTTGCCGGAGACGAAGAATGTGCCGATTGAGAAGATGGAGATAGTGTGGCAGGAGCATTGGTTTTGGAGGAGGATTGTGGGGGATTTTAGCAAGGACACCAAGATGGAAGCTCCTTGA